The nucleotide sequence CTAGACTCCCACCAGTTGTCCAGATAATGTTTTtggattttacatttaaatatgtCTTGTTCTCActtcactttggtcattttccAGGACTGAATATGACATTTGTCTTCATCAACAATTCCATAACATGGATGGAGGCCCAGAGCTACTGCAGAGCTAATTATACAGACCTGGCCAGTGTGACAAACATGTCAGAGAACCAGAAGGCAAAGGAGTTGGTACCTGCAGGACAAAAGGTCTGGATCGGCCTTTTCAGAGACTCCTGGAAGTGGACGGATGGAAGTAACTCCTCATTTAGACACTGGAATACAAATGAACCCAATAATTATGTCAAAAATGAAACTTGTGTGGCAGCAAACTTTGGATCAGCTGGACGATGGGAGGACTGGAACTGTGACCGGATGACAGCATTTGTTTGCTACAGTGGTAAGTTCTGATTCATGTATCTTTTAGTTTTTGAATTTGGATGCAATTTTTTCAAATGGAGACAAGGATGCTCCCATCCACCTCTGGTCCTCACAGACTGTACTCCAGGCTGCTGTTTAACATTACAGACAGCATGTTTTTATGACAAAGGTCAATacagttagcttagcttaatataagaaagtaaaaacacaAGCGCTTTAGTACAGTGTTGTGAAACTTATGTTGCTTCATTTCTGACATAGCATATGCACCGTGTATTTACCCTGTGAACGGTCAGGGCAGCAACAACAAAGCGCTACTGTACTGAGCACATGTTACTTATTTACCTTTACAATTAAATCCTTACATTTCTTCATTATTTACAAAGATCCTGCTTACAAGCAAGTGGTGAGGCTGAGaatggagaaaaacaacaatcagGATCTGAATGACCCTGCAGTGATGGCAGCCATGCTGGAACAGGTAATTAtacaacttttttaaaaacacattacagACAGTCATGATCTCAGTGCAGGGGTAAAACTAGTTCTGGCTCTCCAATGAGAGACATATCAGGATGCACTCACAAGTAATTAGTTTAAAGCAGCCGCATCTTTGGTCCCACTCACCTCTTTACTGCTTTTGCCCCTCAGTTTTATGTTCACCTGATACTGAGGGTTTTCGGGGGGAGGTGTGAATAAACACTGACTAGCAGTTGGTTGCTTATCCCACAACTGCCCTTCTGCTGGGTGCCGGGGGCCCTGTCTTTGGGTTGGGTTGGCTCTTCTTTTATTgcacatattacacagaacacaTTTTTTCACAGTAATCCACTAAAGTAAACTaactcaaaaaacaaaatgtcaggAGATGGACCCGGAGGTCGAGGTACAAAAGTCCATCACAAAACAGTTCTGGAGGTCAACCCGGAGGTTGGCAGCGCAAAAGTCCATAATTATATAACTCCGGGGCTCGACCCATGGGCCGACAGCACAGAAATCCATGATAAGTCAGTTCGGGAGGCCTACTGCGGAGCCATCGGCGGTGACGAAACGGTTGAGGAGTCCGGCTGCATGGAAAACAGCGGCAACACCGTTCAGGAGGCCACCCATGACGGTGAAGATTATCAGCCGATGGCCTCAAAAGTGGCTGGCGAgggggcttggggttcgggggtgcttcgtctccgtgatggggctctggctgggccttgggggcttcggtcctcgtcggtgtgtcgccgaggttgtgggcgggtgggtgcacgggggctcagccctggcgcaggggcctctggtgcatcgacCTAACTGGGGgactcttcaactggcagggaggttgttccatccttgcagaagtccactctgcaggtgggggagagacacaggagaggtggagaataaacctaacctgggtgtctgttgtcttgtgtagtctggagatgattgaatgttggggtgggtatagtttcctctgcggtggggtggggtgggcttccccaggtcctgtggggcttagcggtgctgctgccataggccccgatctggatgggcctgggctcccttgccttggtgggtactagaggacgggggtgcctactggggtcagccggggagctggccctaaggaggggcatcttgcccctcccttcttttcctccccatccccggctgcctccctcttcccgctccaccacacccacccacacaggtagggccttggggtgcgggtgtgtcaccagggtgcaggggaggcatcccccccccctctgtccccttctggccacctgtgcctcaattttatttcacaacttagacatccacattattcacactctcataacacacacacacacatatatatatatatagggccttgagggtgaccacgttaacggcgttcagaggacggtctgtgtattcaaccctacctctggcgccggtgcccacctctcaattttaaatccatgtagacattgagggttctcgggaggggccgtgctaacacctgctgctctctggcagcagcaccatgccctcccttgttttaaatgcactttagaacaacacgcagcaacactacacgtgagcgggaggagggaggtatggggtcttcacacacccccgttctctactagccatcggggcgggggctgggaggaggtgttggctgtccgattggcctccctgctgctgcggagcctggggcagtctgcttgcctccaccccgggggaaagggtcacatctcttgggtctgggtgccgtttccccctcttggggcgagggtacctggacccagggcatagagtatgtttggggagtatgattgtgtgtacatgtccatgtatgtctatccctacgttgggtgagtgctgaatgtttgtatatgtgtgcatgagggtgggaaagcatgtttatgtctgtgtgtgcctgtttgtctgtgtctatatgtcaggtcgggtcttagactccacctccctgggtactcccaggccctccaagtgtggaggcctatctcccctcaccacactccctgctggtaactgatgccctcaggggttggtgcattggtggttcttggtgtccggggctgggcgctcaggtatgcaccagctcactcccggtggctacttggcggggcctggtgcctgtcgctcggtcaggcctcttccggggcaaaagggggccctcgggcctccggcctcggggcctgcaactcggttcactctggcacagctggctgccggcagagccggcgggcacgccggtgcagccccctctggcttctgctccgtggctactgggtgaacccctcgtctggggatctcctcagcccttcccaggaaggtggcacggatgcccctctgGTGGTACtccttcatgccctgggggacggggctatgggcctccacaccctctagcagaccgttacatgggg is from Oreochromis niloticus isolate F11D_XX linkage group LG20, O_niloticus_UMD_NMBU, whole genome shotgun sequence and encodes:
- the LOC109196069 gene encoding C-type lectin lectoxin-Enh2-like, which gives rise to MSENQKAKELVPAGQKVWIGLFRDSWKWTDGSNSSFRHWNTNEPNNYVKNETCVAANFGSAGRWEDWNCDRMTAFVCYSDPAYKQVVRLRMEKNNNQDLNDPAVMAAMLEQFKQKLKNNGVKGGIELSWRKQSDGEVFHRDEKETKNTA